From a region of the Candidatus Pantoea bituminis genome:
- a CDS encoding DUF3313 domain-containing protein, which translates to MRKSSVAALLAVSSLLLAGCTSHVADKEQYSGFLGDYSQLKPAESVSGEQTLRWISPDYQKGNFKNAHYTPVIYYPAAHPSQRISQQTLDEIRNYTDIQLKGAIATHWPLVASKSSQTLMVRAAITAVNAENKGMQFYEVVPVAAVVASTMAATGHRTQNSMLFLELEATDATGKPMIRVVRKAFGKTVNNSTTAITFADLKPGIDKMIRDAVSFTTP; encoded by the coding sequence ATGCGTAAATCTTCGGTTGCTGCTTTACTCGCGGTTTCATCATTGCTTCTTGCCGGTTGTACGTCTCACGTTGCTGATAAAGAGCAATATTCTGGATTCTTGGGTGATTACAGCCAGTTAAAACCGGCTGAATCTGTCAGCGGTGAGCAAACGCTGCGCTGGATTTCACCCGATTACCAAAAGGGTAATTTTAAAAATGCCCATTACACGCCGGTAATTTACTATCCAGCGGCGCATCCCTCTCAGCGTATTAGCCAGCAAACACTGGATGAAATTCGTAACTACACCGATATTCAGCTAAAAGGGGCTATCGCCACCCATTGGCCGCTGGTTGCGAGCAAAAGTTCGCAAACTTTAATGGTACGTGCGGCGATTACCGCAGTGAATGCCGAGAACAAAGGCATGCAGTTCTATGAAGTGGTACCGGTTGCGGCCGTTGTTGCCAGCACCATGGCGGCCACCGGTCATCGCACGCAAAACAGTATGCTGTTCCTCGAACTTGAAGCGACCGATGCAACCGGTAAGCCGATGATTCGGGTTGTGCGTAAAGCCTTTGGTAAAACCGTCAATAACAGCACGACGGCCATTACCTTTGCCGATCTCAAACCGGGTATCGACAAAATGATCCGTGACGCGGTAAGTTTCACTACGCCGTAA